One Hemitrygon akajei chromosome 11, sHemAka1.3, whole genome shotgun sequence DNA segment encodes these proteins:
- the c11h1orf43 gene encoding LOW QUALITY PROTEIN: protein C1orf43 homolog (The sequence of the model RefSeq protein was modified relative to this genomic sequence to represent the inferred CDS: inserted 1 base in 1 codon), which translates to MMSAKSLSGVNVVLVMAYGSLIFVLLFIFVKRQIMRFAMKSRRGPHVPIGHNAPKDLREEIDRSLLRVQDLXYEPQLLDEDDVRLLQLQDPRTQGCYNYLYRMKALDAIRHIDIPFSQDSDHGKRLTGRSFRTFLLELREGNSPYRGVRKNLIDKLIDGYEAARYGTAAFGKAEYQKYQHAVNELASILQARGARSQAQHQNAAKDLTPAPEASSPSTIQVTYLPSNKSKRPKHFLELKSFKDNYNTLESTL; encoded by the exons ATATTTGTCCTCCTCTTCATCTTCGTCAAGCGCCAGATTATGAGGTTTGCCATGAAATCCCGGAGAGGCCCCCATGTCCCCATTGGGCACAACGCACCCAAG GACCTGAGAGAGGAGATAGACCGGAGCCTCCTAAGGGTCCAGGATC ACTACGAGCCGCAGCTACTTGACGAAGATGATGTGCGCTTGCTGCAGCTGCAGGACCCAAGAACCCAAG GTTGCTATAACTACTTGTACAGGATGAAGGCTCTGGATGCCATCCGGCACATTG ATATTCCATTCAGCCAAGACTCCGATCATGGCAAACGTTTGACGGGGAGGAGTTTCCGTACCTTCTTGCTGGAGCTGCGAGAAGGCAACTCGCCCTACCGAGGCGTCCGCAAGAACCTTATCGACAAGCTGATAGATGGCTACGAAGCGGCACGATATGGGACAGCG GCCTTTGGAAAAGCAGAGTATCAGAAGTACCAGCATGCAGTGAACGAGCTGGCCTCCAT CCTGCAAGCCCGGGGTGCACGGAGCCAGGCCCAACACCAGAATGCAGCCAAGGATTTGACCCCTGCTCCTGAGGCCTCCTCGCCGAGCACCATTCAGGTCACCTACCTCCCATCCAACAAGAGCAAGAGGCCCAAGCACTTTCTCGAGCTGAAGAGCTTCAAGGACAACTACAATACACTGGAGAGCACGCTGTGA